One Mycolicibacterium parafortuitum DNA segment encodes these proteins:
- a CDS encoding DUF2561 family protein, which produces MTNLTDTANRPSAGFDVSSLDRTDRLLLGGCVVAWLAALGGGVAAIVALIDLGRGHTAPAGDSGTPWVLYTIIGVSAAVIVAAVPLLLRARRDPDAELTPVEKRLARQQAERTEAPAPAPARPVDAPTEKLRVPPPPADTNSGRLPRILQSPVSPTVIDSPAVDRVWLRNTASVTGAMGVATVLVSTATYLMAVDSVTASWVLYGVAGAVTAAMVAIPVYFLRELRAALGS; this is translated from the coding sequence ATGACGAACCTCACCGACACCGCGAACCGCCCGAGCGCCGGGTTCGACGTCTCCTCCCTCGACCGCACCGACCGGCTGCTGCTCGGTGGCTGCGTGGTGGCCTGGCTGGCCGCGCTCGGCGGCGGTGTCGCCGCGATCGTCGCGCTGATCGACCTCGGCCGCGGGCACACCGCCCCGGCGGGGGATTCCGGCACGCCGTGGGTGCTGTACACGATCATCGGTGTCTCGGCGGCGGTGATCGTCGCCGCGGTCCCGCTGCTGTTGCGCGCCCGGCGCGATCCCGACGCCGAACTCACCCCTGTCGAGAAGCGGCTGGCCCGGCAGCAGGCGGAGCGCACCGAGGCCCCGGCACCTGCCCCGGCACGGCCGGTGGATGCCCCGACCGAGAAGCTGCGTGTGCCCCCACCACCCGCCGACACCAACAGCGGGCGCCTGCCCCGGATCCTGCAGTCACCCGTGTCGCCGACGGTGATCGACTCACCGGCCGTCGACCGGGTCTGGCTGCGTAACACCGCGTCGGTGACCGGTGCGATGGGCGTCGCCACGGTGCTGGTGTCGACCGCGACCTACCTGATGGCCGTCGACAGCGTCACGGCCTCCTGGGTGCTCTACGGCGTTGCCGGCGCCGTCACGGCCGCGATGGTGGCCATCCCGGTGTACTTCCTGCGCGAGCTGCGGGCTGCGCTCGGGAGCTAG